The following proteins are encoded in a genomic region of Macellibacteroides fermentans:
- the nagB gene encoding glucosamine-6-phosphate deaminase codes for MRLIIEPNYDQLSKWAANYVASRIQKANPTAEKPFVLGLPTGSSPLGMYKNLIELNKKGVVSFKHVITFNMDEYVGLPKEHSESYHSFMWNNFFSHIDINPENTNLLNGNAADLEAECAAYEAKMKAVGGVDLFLGGIGPDGHIAFNEPGSSLSSRTRIKTLTTDTIIANSRFFDNDVNKVPKTAVTVGVGTVLDAKEVLIMVNGHNKARALAQVVEGSINQMWTITALQLHPKGIIVCDESACAELKVGTYNYFKDIEKDHLCPDSLI; via the coding sequence ATGAGATTAATTATTGAGCCTAATTACGATCAATTGTCGAAATGGGCTGCTAACTATGTTGCTTCGCGTATTCAAAAAGCCAATCCAACGGCTGAAAAACCTTTTGTCCTCGGATTGCCAACAGGTTCTTCACCCCTTGGTATGTACAAAAATCTTATTGAATTGAACAAAAAGGGAGTTGTCTCTTTCAAGCATGTGATCACATTCAATATGGATGAATACGTAGGATTGCCAAAGGAACATTCGGAAAGTTATCATTCCTTTATGTGGAATAACTTTTTCAGTCATATTGACATCAATCCCGAAAATACAAACCTTTTGAATGGTAATGCTGCCGATCTGGAAGCTGAATGTGCTGCTTATGAAGCTAAGATGAAAGCTGTTGGTGGGGTAGATTTGTTTTTAGGTGGTATCGGTCCTGATGGTCACATCGCATTTAACGAACCAGGGTCATCTCTGTCGTCTCGTACCCGCATCAAGACTTTGACAACGGATACGATTATTGCCAATTCGAGATTTTTTGACAACGACGTAAATAAAGTTCCCAAGACTGCGGTTACTGTGGGTGTGGGTACTGTTTTAGATGCAAAAGAGGTTTTGATTATGGTGAATGGACACAACAAAGCTCGTGCATTGGCTCAGGTGGTTGAAGGTTCTATCAATCAGATGTGGACTATCACAGCACTGCAGCTACATCCGAAGGGAATTATCGTTTGCGATGAATCAGCCTGTGCAGAGTTGAAAGTTGGTACCTATAATTACTTTAAGGATATTGAAAAGGATCATCTTTGTCCGGATTCTTTAATTTAA
- a CDS encoding SMP-30/gluconolactonase/LRE family protein, with product MKKKLCILLSSLMVSCVVFSSPDGRDLVPEGTFTSGIEGPAVDAAGNLYAVNYATKGTIGLIKSSGEHGLFVTLPDGSVGNGIRFNAEGMMFVADYTNHNILCVDPKTKVISVFAHEPAMNQPNDISIAPNGSIYASDPAWSDNTGKLWRISTKGEVVLLEDSMGTTNGVEVSPDGRLLYVNESVQRNVWVYDIEPNGNLSNKRLFHRFADYGMDGMRCDVNGNLYICRYDKGTVVVLSPEGKILYEYSCKGKKPSNITFGGKELRQIYITLQDRGCIEVFDALNPGASLFVNPRPAF from the coding sequence ATGAAAAAGAAACTTTGTATACTGCTTTCTTCCTTGATGGTTTCGTGTGTTGTGTTCTCGTCTCCCGATGGTCGCGACCTTGTTCCTGAAGGTACATTTACGTCGGGTATCGAAGGCCCCGCAGTAGATGCCGCAGGTAATTTATATGCTGTCAATTATGCAACTAAGGGTACAATCGGACTAATCAAGTCTTCGGGTGAACACGGCCTATTTGTTACCTTACCCGACGGATCGGTTGGAAATGGAATTCGTTTTAATGCTGAAGGGATGATGTTTGTGGCGGATTATACCAATCATAACATACTTTGTGTTGATCCGAAAACAAAAGTTATTTCAGTTTTCGCTCATGAACCGGCTATGAATCAACCCAATGATATATCTATTGCTCCTAATGGGTCGATTTATGCAAGTGACCCCGCCTGGTCTGATAACACTGGTAAATTATGGAGAATATCGACGAAGGGCGAAGTGGTATTGTTGGAAGATTCCATGGGAACGACCAATGGAGTGGAAGTGAGTCCCGACGGACGTTTATTATATGTGAATGAATCAGTGCAGCGGAACGTTTGGGTATACGATATTGAGCCGAACGGAAATCTATCCAACAAGCGTCTTTTTCATCGTTTTGCCGATTATGGAATGGATGGAATGCGTTGCGATGTAAATGGCAATCTTTATATATGCAGGTACGACAAAGGAACTGTCGTAGTTCTCTCGCCTGAGGGAAAAATCCTGTATGAGTATTCCTGTAAAGGGAAGAAGCCGTCGAATATCACTTTTGGAGGTAAAGAATTGAGGCAAATTTATATCACATTGCAAGATAGAGGATGTATTGAAGTTTTTGATGCGTTGAACCCTGGCGCTTCACTTTTTGTGAATCCCCGACCAGCTTTCTAA
- a CDS encoding diaminopimelate dehydrogenase, giving the protein MKKIRAAIVGYGNIGKYVLEALEAAPDFEVAGVVRRNPSEVPVELKEYKVVSKITELEKVDVAVLCTPTRSVESYAKEILSLGINTVDSYDIHGGIVALRRSLNAVAKAHNAVSVISAGWDPGSDSVVRALLEAMVPKGITYTNFGPGMSMGHTVAVKAIEGVKAALSMTIPTGTGIHRRMVYIEVKDGYDFAKVAAAIKADEYFAHDETHVMQVECVDNLLDMGHGVQLTRKGVSGKTQNQLVDFNMKINNPALTAQILVSVARASFKQQPGAYTMIELPVIDMLYGDKEDLIRRLV; this is encoded by the coding sequence ATGAAAAAGATTAGAGCAGCCATTGTGGGATATGGCAATATTGGAAAATATGTTTTAGAGGCTTTGGAAGCTGCACCCGATTTTGAGGTTGCAGGCGTTGTTCGTCGCAATCCATCAGAGGTTCCGGTCGAGCTTAAGGAATATAAGGTGGTTAGTAAAATCACCGAACTTGAAAAGGTAGATGTTGCTGTGCTTTGTACCCCAACCCGTAGCGTAGAATCTTATGCGAAGGAAATTCTTTCATTGGGTATCAATACGGTGGACAGCTACGATATTCATGGAGGAATTGTTGCTCTGCGCCGCTCTCTTAATGCTGTAGCAAAAGCTCACAATGCTGTATCTGTGATTTCTGCAGGATGGGATCCGGGAAGCGACTCGGTTGTTCGTGCACTACTTGAGGCGATGGTGCCTAAAGGCATTACATATACGAACTTTGGCCCAGGTATGAGTATGGGACATACTGTTGCAGTAAAAGCCATTGAAGGTGTAAAGGCCGCGTTAAGTATGACTATTCCAACAGGAACCGGTATTCACCGCAGAATGGTGTATATTGAAGTTAAAGATGGATATGATTTTGCTAAGGTTGCTGCAGCAATTAAAGCCGACGAATATTTTGCCCACGACGAGACACATGTAATGCAGGTGGAATGTGTGGATAATTTGCTGGATATGGGTCATGGAGTTCAGCTTACGCGTAAAGGAGTATCTGGAAAGACACAGAATCAGTTGGTTGATTTCAATATGAAAATCAACAACCCGGCGCTTACAGCTCAGATTTTAGTGTCTGTTGCCCGTGCTTCGTTTAAGCAACAGCCGGGTGCTTACACCATGATTGAATTGCCGGTGATCGATATGCTTTATGGCGATAAGGAAGATTTAATAAGAAGACTGGTATAA
- a CDS encoding FprA family A-type flavoprotein yields the protein MYKLTSIADKVYYVGVNDRQKALFENLWPLPYGVSYNSYLIVDEKTVLIDTVDVCYSDAFLRKIADALEGKSLDYLIVNHMEPDHAGSIRLLRQQYPDVQIIGNKTTFGMLEGYHGITTGLYEVKEGDTLSLGKRQLMFVMAPMVHWPEVMFTYETTDKILFSADAFGTFGALSGAVIDEDMNVDRFWDEMVRYYANIVGKYGNPVQRALKKLDTIEVNTICSTHGPVWRKYKDKAIEIYDKMSRYEGEDGVCIIYGSMYGNTEQMAEAIAASLAENGVKNIVMHNVSKSHASNVLMDVFKYKGLIVGSPTYSNALFPEVDSILSKIEIREVKKRCFGYFGNFTWSGAACKRLAAFGEKMNWEFIGATAEEKMSLKEDMYEQCITLGKAMANALNESKQSI from the coding sequence ATGTATAAACTGACAAGTATTGCGGATAAGGTATATTACGTAGGAGTAAACGACCGTCAGAAGGCCCTCTTTGAGAACCTGTGGCCGCTGCCGTACGGAGTCTCTTATAACTCGTATTTGATAGTAGATGAAAAAACAGTTCTGATAGATACAGTGGATGTATGCTATTCGGATGCTTTTCTCAGAAAAATTGCAGATGCGCTGGAAGGTAAATCTTTGGATTACCTGATTGTGAATCATATGGAGCCGGATCATGCCGGCAGCATTAGATTACTCCGTCAGCAATATCCTGATGTGCAGATTATCGGGAACAAAACCACCTTCGGCATGTTGGAAGGATATCATGGTATTACTACAGGCTTGTACGAAGTGAAGGAGGGAGATACGCTATCATTGGGTAAACGTCAGCTGATGTTTGTTATGGCCCCGATGGTTCATTGGCCTGAAGTTATGTTTACGTATGAAACAACGGATAAAATATTATTTTCTGCAGATGCATTCGGTACTTTCGGAGCGCTTTCAGGAGCTGTTATTGATGAGGATATGAATGTTGACAGATTTTGGGATGAGATGGTTCGCTATTATGCCAATATCGTTGGAAAATATGGTAATCCGGTTCAGCGGGCTTTAAAGAAACTTGACACAATTGAAGTAAACACCATTTGTTCTACGCATGGACCTGTTTGGCGGAAATATAAAGATAAAGCAATCGAGATTTATGATAAGATGAGTCGCTACGAAGGCGAAGATGGCGTTTGTATCATATATGGCAGCATGTACGGAAATACGGAACAGATGGCTGAAGCGATTGCCGCCTCATTGGCTGAGAACGGAGTCAAGAATATTGTAATGCACAATGTATCCAAATCGCATGCATCGAATGTGCTGATGGATGTATTTAAGTACAAAGGACTGATTGTGGGAAGTCCTACATACAGTAATGCTCTTTTCCCCGAAGTAGATTCGATTTTGTCAAAGATTGAAATCCGGGAAGTTAAGAAACGCTGTTTTGGCTATTTTGGTAATTTTACATGGTCTGGTGCCGCTTGTAAAAGATTAGCTGCTTTTGGTGAAAAAATGAACTGGGAATTTATAGGAGCTACCGCCGAAGAGAAGATGAGTCTGAAAGAAGACATGTATGAACAGTGTATTACTTTAGGTAAAGCAATGGCAAACGCATTGAATGAATCTAAACAATCGATTTAA
- the lgt gene encoding prolipoprotein diacylglyceryl transferase: MLSFITWTADPAIFSIGSREIRWYGLAFAFGFLIGYKIVERMWKNEKLDPAWLDQLLIYTMIGTVVGARLGHCLLYAPQYYLSNPIEILKIWEGGLASHGGTLGIMIAIYFYSKKISHKSIMWAFDKLVVPTGLVAAMIRLGNLMNHEIYGHATDAPWGFRFIDNLHQWKMGAAPVFTAPSHPTQLYEALCYLITFALCMWLYFRKEAFKKEGLLFGIFMICIFASRFFIEFLKNDQEEFEASMLINMGQVLSIPFVLAGCWFVYRALQKKN, encoded by the coding sequence ATGTTATCATTTATTACCTGGACAGCAGATCCTGCTATCTTTTCCATTGGTTCACGAGAAATACGTTGGTACGGACTTGCTTTTGCATTCGGTTTCCTAATTGGTTACAAGATTGTGGAACGTATGTGGAAAAATGAGAAACTGGATCCTGCCTGGTTGGATCAGTTGTTGATCTATACCATGATTGGAACGGTAGTTGGTGCTCGTTTAGGTCATTGCCTTTTGTATGCCCCTCAGTATTATTTATCCAATCCTATCGAGATATTAAAGATTTGGGAGGGTGGTCTGGCCAGTCACGGAGGCACATTGGGTATTATGATTGCTATCTATTTCTATTCGAAGAAGATCAGTCATAAAAGTATCATGTGGGCTTTTGATAAGCTGGTGGTACCTACCGGACTTGTAGCTGCAATGATTCGTCTGGGTAATTTAATGAATCATGAGATTTATGGTCATGCAACGGATGCTCCCTGGGGATTCCGTTTTATTGACAACTTGCATCAATGGAAAATGGGGGCTGCTCCGGTATTTACAGCACCAAGTCATCCAACCCAACTTTATGAGGCGTTGTGTTATCTGATAACATTCGCTCTTTGTATGTGGTTGTACTTCCGAAAAGAGGCTTTCAAAAAAGAGGGTCTTCTCTTTGGTATTTTTATGATTTGTATATTTGCTTCCCGCTTTTTTATTGAGTTTTTAAAGAATGATCAGGAAGAATTTGAAGCTTCTATGTTGATTAATATGGGACAAGTGCTCAGCATTCCTTTCGTTTTGGCAGGATGCTGGTTCGTTTATCGGGCACTGCAAAAAAAGAATTAA
- the ruvA gene encoding Holliday junction branch migration protein RuvA, with protein sequence MIEYLRGDIIELTPARMVMECGGVGYELNISLTTYSAYSAQHQGKIYVYEVIREDAHLLFGFSGKEERELFLLLTSVSGVGPNTARMILSSLPPSELVQVIASKNEAALTAVKGIGLKTAQRILVDLKNKVKLQGVVADSAVSGSGNGQIAEEAIAALVMLGFQKAASQKAVTTILKRSPSLEVEKVIKDALRML encoded by the coding sequence ATGATTGAATATTTAAGAGGTGATATAATTGAGCTTACTCCAGCCCGAATGGTTATGGAGTGTGGTGGTGTAGGGTATGAATTGAATATCTCATTAACGACTTATAGTGCATATAGCGCTCAGCATCAGGGGAAAATATATGTTTACGAAGTAATTCGTGAAGATGCCCACCTGCTGTTTGGCTTTTCTGGTAAAGAAGAACGCGAATTGTTTTTGTTGTTGACAAGTGTTTCGGGTGTTGGTCCGAATACGGCACGTATGATTTTGTCTTCGCTACCTCCCTCTGAGTTAGTACAGGTCATTGCTTCCAAGAATGAAGCTGCACTTACTGCTGTAAAGGGTATCGGACTAAAAACCGCTCAGCGTATTTTGGTCGATCTCAAAAATAAAGTCAAATTACAGGGTGTTGTTGCTGATTCAGCAGTGTCTGGTTCCGGCAACGGTCAGATTGCCGAAGAGGCGATTGCTGCGCTGGTAATGCTGGGCTTTCAGAAGGCTGCATCTCAAAAGGCAGTTACTACCATATTGAAGAGGTCTCCTTCTCTTGAAGTGGAAAAAGTTATTAAAGACGCACTTAGAATGCTTTGA